DNA from Anaerobranca gottschalkii DSM 13577:
GAAATGGATGAACATTTAGGTTATAATAAACACTCATCATCTGGTGATCATTCAGGTAACAGTAGAAACGGTTATAACAGAAAAACAATTAAGACAAAGTACGGAGAAACAACCATAGATATTCCGAGAGATCGT
Protein-coding regions in this window:
- a CDS encoding transposase, which encodes MSTKSNLLAKELAKECRSVEDVQEHLKNLFRDTIQEIFEAEMDEHLGYNKHSSSGDHSGNSRNGYNRKTIKTKYGETTIDIPRDR